The following are encoded together in the Microtus pennsylvanicus isolate mMicPen1 chromosome 8, mMicPen1.hap1, whole genome shotgun sequence genome:
- the Med21 gene encoding mediator of RNA polymerase II transcription subunit 21: MADRLTQLQDAVNSLADQFCNAIGVLQQCGPPASFSNIQTAINKDQPANPTEEYAQLFAALIARTAKDIDVLIDSLPSEESTAALQAASLYKLEEENHEAATCLEDVVYRGDMLLEKIQSALADIAQSQLKTRSVTRSQSMPDS; the protein is encoded by the exons ATGGCGGATCGGCTCACGCAGCTGCAGGACGCCGTGAACTCG ctTGCGGATCAGTTCTGTAATGCCATTGGCGTGTTACAGCagtgtggtcctcctgcctccttcagtAACATCCAGACAGCCATCAACAAAGACCAGCCAGCCAATCCCACGGAAG agtaTGCCCAACTTTTCGCAGCACTAATTGCACGAACAGCAAAAGATATTGACGTTTTGATAGATTCCTTACCCAGTGAAGAGTCAACAGCTGCTTTGCAG GCTGCTAGCTTATATAAGCTGGAAGAAGAAAATCACGAAGCTGCTACCTGTCTGGAGGACGTTGTTTACCGAGGAGACATGCTTCTGGAAAAGATCCAGAGCGCACTTGCTGACATTGCGCAGTCACAGCTGAAGACCCGGAGCGTCACCCGCAGCCAGTCTATGCCCGACTCATAG